A region of the Oligoflexus sp. genome:
AGGCAAACGGGTGGGCGTCATGGGACTGGGCGGCCTTGGGCATATGGCGGTGAAGATCGCCCGCGCTCTGGGAGCCGAGGTGACTGTTCTGAGTCACTCCGATAAAAAGAAAGCGGACGCCTTGAAAATGGGGGCGCATCAATTTGTGTCCACGCATGATCACAGCGTATTCCAGGAGCTGGCGGGCACCTTTGATCTGATCATCAATACGGTGTCCTCGGCGGATCTTAATATGGGTGATTACTTCGGACTTTTGAAGCTCGATGCCACGCTCGTATCGGTGGGTGCGCCGGATAAGCCGCTGACCGTATCGGCTTTCCCGCTCATCCTGCAGCGCCGGAACTTTGCCGGTTCCCTGATTGGTTCCATCCGTGAAACTCAGGAAATGCTGGATTTCTGCGCCAAGCATGACATCACGCCGGAAATTGAAGTCGTGAGCCCAAAGGACGTTAACACGGCCTATGAGCGCGTGGTGAAAAGCGATGTGCGCTATCGCTTTGTGATTGATATGAAAAAACTTTAAAAAGCGTCAGTCAGCTGGGATCGCGGGACAGGTAACCCTTCTGCAGGGCCTGCCAGTTCAAAAGACTCAGCTGCAGCTCGTAAACATTCTGCTGCCAGGCGCGGATCGCGTCACGCTTTTCGCGCTCGGCATCCATCAAAGGCTGTATGCCGATCACACCGGATTCATAGAGCCGGCGCTGAGCATCATAGAGCTGTCCCGCCTGACGATAGGCTTCGCGCGAAATTTCCAGGGTCTTGTGCAGGTCCGTGATGTAACGGCGAAGACGCTGCGTCTCCATGCTGGTCTCGTAACGTGTGGCTTCCAATAAACTCGTGGCGGCCGTTTTTTCGGCGGCCGCGGCGCGGATTTCATGGTCCTGGGTGCGATCCCAAAGATTCCAGGAAAACTGCAGGGAAACGGACGTGAATTGATTCTTGTTCTTCACCTTAAGATCTTCATCCGCCAGCAGCCAGTCCGAACGTTCATCCTGACCCAGGCGTCCTACGAGATCAACGCGGGGGAGGTAGCGGGCGCGGTAGTTTTGGTCCAGACTGATTTCCGCCCTTTTTTGCCGGGCCAGTGAATCCTGTTCATCCAGCGAGGGCGCTTCGGGAGCTTTGAGTTCGGGAAGAGCAGCCGGGAAGGGCAGGGCAGCTTTGGTCAAAGCATTAAGATCCGCCGTCAGCGCGTCGGCTGATTCCTGGGGACCGAGAAGATTCAAAAGGTTCAGGTAATTCTGCTGCGTTTCGATCGAGGCGCGCGCTGCGGATGAACGCGCCGCACTTTCCCGCATTCCGGTCAGATGCACATCAATTTTTCCGACCTGGCCTGCATTGAATTTGCGTTCGGCCAGACTGCGAAGTTCGCTGGCATCCGTCAGTGAAGCCTCTTCAATCATTTGCCGAAAGAACTGGAAATTATAAGCAGTGGCCGATCGAGCCACTTGATAAGCCAGCTGCTCGCCTTCCAAAACTTTTTGAATCTCGGCCAGCGACTCATCCTGCCTCGCGAGGTCGACAGCTCCTGCATCCAGACCCCCGCGGTAAAGGTTTTCCTCGAGCACCAGGGACGCCCCGAGGGAATCAGCCCGCGAACGCTGATCGTCTTTCAGATTTTTGTCGATCCTCTGCTGCGCGCTGCCGTCCACTCTTAGAGTCGGCTGATAACGACCCTG
Encoded here:
- a CDS encoding NAD(P)-dependent alcohol dehydrogenase, whose product is MISAKGIAAFSAKEPLGPWSFQRRSPKDHDVVIDIQFCGICHSDIHTVRSEWGDIQYPLVPGHEIAGVVRQVGPKVTKYKVGDHVGVGCFVDSCRECAHCKQELENYCLKGMNATYNSVEKDGKTPTQGGYSDVIVVDENYVLRIPKNLPLDRAAPLLCAGITVYSPLMHWKAGPGKRVGVMGLGGLGHMAVKIARALGAEVTVLSHSDKKKADALKMGAHQFVSTHDHSVFQELAGTFDLIINTVSSADLNMGDYFGLLKLDATLVSVGAPDKPLTVSAFPLILQRRNFAGSLIGSIRETQEMLDFCAKHDITPEIEVVSPKDVNTAYERVVKSDVRYRFVIDMKKL
- a CDS encoding TolC family protein; translated protein: MSLPTKLTVLVMASFLSAAPLYADTKRMQDVAALLGIEAAGNPAAKDAEAAVARLVEQGLRSHPRIKVREAELEARRALVNAAQGRYQPTLRVDGSAQQRIDKNLKDDQRSRADSLGASLVLEENLYRGGLDAGAVDLARQDESLAEIQKVLEGEQLAYQVARSATAYNFQFFRQMIEEASLTDASELRSLAERKFNAGQVGKIDVHLTGMRESAARSSAARASIETQQNYLNLLNLLGPQESADALTADLNALTKAALPFPAALPELKAPEAPSLDEQDSLARQKRAEISLDQNYRARYLPRVDLVGRLGQDERSDWLLADEDLKVKNKNQFTSVSLQFSWNLWDRTQDHEIRAAAAEKTAATSLLEATRYETSMETQRLRRYITDLHKTLEISREAYRQAGQLYDAQRRLYESGVIGIQPLMDAEREKRDAIRAWQQNVYELQLSLLNWQALQKGYLSRDPS